Within Mytilus edulis chromosome 10, xbMytEdul2.2, whole genome shotgun sequence, the genomic segment ACGACTCACATGACTTACAACTTAAAGCACAAATTCCAATAGCTTTATGCATGCATTAAGAGTTAaaacaaaggtcaaaatatagaacgtcaaaTCAAGCTTCGACCTTTACCTCAATTTCTAGGTCATAAAACAAGGGTCTCAAATCAATAGACTCTAGGATTCTACTATACATTGTTAATGAGTAATATAACCATACGActtatataagatataaaaagaaACTCCCATTAAATGACTAATTACCCTTTCAAACAAATTACGTGTTACGACATTTCGCAACTAACAAttctgtgaaaatattttgtcgatatcttataagatttctggAAATAAGTGATAACaagccaaaattaaaattttaaacatgaccatgacctcatttttttggaccaaggacctcaaatcaaaagaccctaggcctatgtCACTTATGGTATTCCAGTTACAAATACctttcacttatatcaaatacaaaaggatttataactctcatatggaaccTTTATACGGCTTCGGGTCAAAATTAAACgaaacatcctgaggatataatgagcaatttggaaaaaacgttttagaaaaacagtgttcgggagGGGGGgataactcttacatggaaaagtattcggttacgcaagTTTAGTTTCAAAAGCGTTCAAACTGTACAATATCATATTCTGAATATCTAACTGACATCTtgcaaaacattaaaacattaaaacagcGAAGGGAAAAAAAATTGgcagaagaaattaaaaaaatattaaaaaccaattgttcagaaaacaattgaaggtatttccaccagtaaggatctattttgatatgaaaatattaaaatttgttttttaatgccATATCTAGCGTTCAATGacagcttattgtacgctgattccaaaaatatatggtttccatacacaaataaataaataagggagataattttttacttccggtttgaaaaatgttactgcCGGTATtgttgatagtttacttgacacttatttcaaaaatatatggttctatatactttacattaatttagtacaaaaaaatagctaattCCGGTTTTCAGAAGCTCACTTCAGGTTGGGATTTTCCAAAGTCAAATGGCTTGCAACCTAATGCCAAAAaccccatggctttatcatgtatacattaagggaaaaagcaaaggtcaaaatctaggaCGTTAAATCAAACTATTCATTCACCAAGGACCTAAATTCGAAAGACCCTAGGtctaaattatataagataaatGAGTTATATCATCATAGGTGTAATTTTAGATATAATAGGGGAGAAAACTCCAATTAAATGTCTCCTAACTCTTTCATCAACTCAAATTTATGTATTACATCATGTCGCAACTAAAAATTCTGTAAACAAAATTGTCGATGTCTTTCTTCTGAAAAATAGTGATAACAAGCCAAGataaaaattttgaacatgaccttgacctcattttcattttttatggaCTAAGGACATCAAATCAAAACACCTTAGGCCTTTAACAATTATGGCTCTCCAGTTACAGATACATTTCACCTATATCAAATACGAAAGGTGTAATacctctcatatggaatctctatacggcttcgaTCAAAATTAAACGAAACATCCTGAAGATATTACgagcaatttgaaaataaatttgtcggtttcttatacagttacgaaattttagaaaaaaacaagaaaatcagTATCCGGAGAGATAACTGACAGAAAAGGGTATTCGGTTATGCAGAGTCAGTTTCAAAAAGTGTATTAGCTATTCGATATCAtttaccaaatatctaagcgacatactGAGAAACAACCAAACAACGAAgtaaaaaaattaggcggaagaaaaaaataaataaaaatataatcagAAATAAATCAAttggtctttccacggaaaagtggaaagaccttataatcaaaagcaaagcaataggtctttccacggaaaagtggaaagagtggaaagacctaaatataTTCAAAGAGAAAGTTGCAAATAAACATATGTGTTTATATGTACGTAATAAAGTAATTGGAAGGTGTTTTTATTACAAGAACCTCTCTGTCGTATCTATTCGATTCGAAAGCCTCGATGGATATTTTTAATACTTGGAAATAGAGTTGCCCATCCAGGAAAAGGTGTGTCCCGAATAGGAAAGaggtgtttatatatattttgaatatcaaactgaCACTTTGGGCCCTCCTTAGCCATTGAAGACAGAAAGTGTATCCAAATTCCTTTATGTCAAATTGGTATCTACTTATTAACCTGCTGTCTGCAAAGTATTGGAAAGACAGGGATCAAGGTGGTCTCAATATTGCCCCGTGCCCTTTGTCCTGAAATTTTGACAATtgttagctgaaaagtgacaatctaaggcCTACGTAGATATTAAAGATGACAATATTCTGGAAAATCCTTTtcatacaacctttatatatactaTGAATCAGTCGAATTCTATGGACATTGAGATAccggtgggggggggggggggtctcaccGTCATGAAGGCGGTCTCCGGTAAGTTCTCACTGTATATTTCTTTTTGGggggctttccataaatatttctatttctatttttaaatgtttttagagTGATTGGtgcttttttttgtattatatgttACATGTAAAATTACATCTTTGATCCATCTTTGATGTCGTGTTATTAAGGAATATTCAtattaaataaagacaaatatgcaactgacaaagggtttatattcgaggacaacgagaatTTACAACAGCTTGAAGGGATCACAAAATGATTTCCTACGTGTCTTTTCACTCCTCtaaactatgaaaatcatgcttttaaagttatcaaatatttcaattttttaaaataattttgaactattaaaatttgaatatcgaagcgactgctagcagccggttggatattcaaTATCGAATATCGATTAACAAACCAGATAGCTCCACATACATTTAAATTAAGATGAATATCCCCAAATCAACCTTTGATTTGCAATATTCTATAGTTGTAGATGATAGAGTCGAGCGAATGAATGAATCATTTCGAACAGAAACACATTATCCAAATGAACAGTCGAGATTGAGCACAAACTCAAACAGCAATATTAATCAAGTTGAACCCTCATTCGACACGATTGTCGGAGCTATTTCAAGTATTGAAACTACAGGacaaattttggctaaaaatgcAAGTCCTACGTGTTGTACATCCAAAAGAGATAAAGCTATATCAACCAATTGCTCTGGTTTAAATCCTATACACATTGGCAGTGTTTACAAATCAGAGGAAGAAGTAGATAATGTCGTTTCAAATAAACACATTGAACGAGAGGAAAATCAAACTGAGGAAAAGAGCATTGAAACCAATGGACTTCTTGAGAAAGGAACAAATAAAAACAACCGACCTCATCGTAGTATTTCAACAATCTGTACCAAACTGGTTGTTGTGGTTGGAAGCATTGCTATTATATGCCCAGCCTTAGTTATAGCAGTTATCgtactttttatacagattaaAACATTGCAAGGACatataaaagaaaatactttAGGTGAACGATCAAATGACTTCAAAAGTTTAACATTGCATGTTAACTGGAGTAACATCAAAACTGtgacaaaacaaaatgttaatataACATGGTGTCCAGTAGAGCAAAACAAATTTATAGATGTAAAAAAGGATATCATTAATATCAACCATAATGGAACATATGGGTTGTACTTGTCTTTAAATATCGACATACCAAGGTTAAGGGGAAATGCACCAAACGTATCATTGAGATACATTTCACTTATTTGCCTTAAAACTAACCGATATGAGAACCAATGTCAGCGTCAAAGGTCACTCCCAAATACAGCATGTACTGTTTCTATCAAAGGTGTTTTTCCTCTATGGGAAGGAGACAAGGTATGGGTTAGTGTGATGGGCAtgaatcaaatttataaaagcaAAGCTAACAATCGTCTCGTTAttaccaaatatatataaataactgatTATCTTTTCACCGAGTTTTCGACGTTATGCATTTAGACAGCAATGAACCTGGTTATACATGTACAGCTAAAACATCaactaaattgaaaacaaatattttgcagCAGCTAACAAAAAGCTGCATTTAGTCAACTAATATTGCAGTTTCCATCCATGTTAACGTCATTAGAACAACACGAGGTATAATACGAATAGTGACAATTCTGGCAAAAAAATCTGCCTGTGGGATTTGTCTGGAAAAGGTACATAAAGTATGTAATGATTGGAACACATGTAAATCGTTGATGCATCGCAGATTTTGAATTTAACATGGGTTCAACCCGACGAGACATTTATTGCATTGGAAGAGAATGGTGCAAAATTATACATACAAAGCAGTGGAATATATACAGTGCATCTTACATTTAACTTACAAACCAGAAGTACCCGCCATGACTCGATTGTTCGTCATTGTTTTAGTTCATTGATTTGTGTAAGATATAACCGCTACAGAGAAATATGCAAGAAACAAATCATGGTAGAGAATACAGCCATGACCGTCTCAATACTTGATGTAAAGGAATTATCTCAGGGGGACTTTATCTGGATCAGCTTGTTGGGAGTAAATTATCTCTACAGGACTGACGCTGAAAACTACCTCACTATTGTAAAGCAATAAACATAGTAAAGCAATACACATAAGGAACTTACAGTGAAGTGATAATTTTttggctccatgttgaaggtctCACTGTGACTGATAATTTGTTCGTGAAAAATCTCTTTGGATCCTCATCCATaccaaaatcaatattaaacatTACCGTTTAAACATTGCTGAGATTGAACAATTAAAAACGGAATCAGGCTGCCATGCGCAATGGGTTTTGTtagttgttgaaggtcgtacggtcaCTCTTAGTTTATggcggagagttgtctcgtttgcATTCCTTAGTTCAAACAGCTTGCGAAGAAGCTGATTCTATTTATATATCACATGGCATAGATTGATGATGACGCACTCGGGAGAACTTCTAAGCATTGATAGCTAAAACACATTGACAGATTGAACCAAAAACCATAAAAACTTAAGCCGTCTGAGCAGTGGGATCAATAGACCGTTATAATTAAAGTCT encodes:
- the LOC139493357 gene encoding uncharacterized protein isoform X1, yielding MPSTPTDQEADTHFDKHLSLREQHTDQATLTHGLEVNVENCAFQDDFQLQVVDDRVERMNESFRTETHYPNEQSRLSTNSNSNINQVEPSFDTIVGAISSIETTGQILAKNASPTCCTSKRDKAISTNCSGLNPIHIGSVYKSEEEVDNVVSNKHIEREENQTEEKSIETNGLLEKGTNKNNRPHRSISTICTKLVVVVGSIAIICPALVIAVIVLFIQIKTLQGHIKENTLGERSNDFKSLTLHVNWSNIKTVTKQNVNITWCPVEQNKFIDVKKDIININHNGTYGLYLSLNIDIPRLRGNAPNVSLRYISLICLKTNRYENQCQRQRSLPNTACTVSIKGVFPLWEGDKVWVSVMGMNQIYKSKANNRLVITKYI
- the LOC139493357 gene encoding uncharacterized protein isoform X2, yielding MPSTPTDQEADTHFDKHLSLREQHTDQATLTHGLEVNVENCAFQDDFQLQDDRVERMNESFRTETHYPNEQSRLSTNSNSNINQVEPSFDTIVGAISSIETTGQILAKNASPTCCTSKRDKAISTNCSGLNPIHIGSVYKSEEEVDNVVSNKHIEREENQTEEKSIETNGLLEKGTNKNNRPHRSISTICTKLVVVVGSIAIICPALVIAVIVLFIQIKTLQGHIKENTLGERSNDFKSLTLHVNWSNIKTVTKQNVNITWCPVEQNKFIDVKKDIININHNGTYGLYLSLNIDIPRLRGNAPNVSLRYISLICLKTNRYENQCQRQRSLPNTACTVSIKGVFPLWEGDKVWVSVMGMNQIYKSKANNRLVITKYI